Below is a genomic region from Prunus persica cultivar Lovell chromosome G3, Prunus_persica_NCBIv2, whole genome shotgun sequence.
ATTCCtaccttttttgtttatgcattTTAGTTCAGAcacagaaaaaccaaaaaacccaacaaaagcttgattaattattcaaaaaaaatatgacCAATTTCAGGCAAAAAAAGGTGGAAAATGGTAAATCTTTCAACTTCATTCAAATGAATGAACCCTGCAGAAAATTTCATCTAATCGAAATTACAGAACTTGTCCATCATTTTTTTGCAGAAGATTAATGAACACCATATGCACCAAGATATAAAGTAACACATTCTGCTACAGAAGATCTGATGAAAAATTTAGCTATTAATTAGTTCAGCCTCATGTGGTGGGTGTGGTGGGTGATGATCTTCAACCACACAAAGCATGCAACATctaaacttgaaaattaaattaaaagatttaaaaaaaaacccccaaagaccctgtcttttttctttttctttttctctttccattGAAGAATTGAAAGATATTGAACTATAATACAGCAGCAGTAGCagtaatattttctttctcactAGATCCATAAAGCTCAACGAGTCTCTGCAAAATCACGACCTGGGTTCGCAGCAGAACGATGTAATCCGCCGTTTCTTGGAACAATTCGTCAGCTTTTAGCGTCTTTCCGGCGTGGGATGGGCTGATGAGGCTCTTCAGGGTCTCCAGCTTCGCTGAGACCGTCTTGGAAGAACACTTGCTCTTGCGTCCACCATTGTTGAAGCTTCTTCTCGGAGCTCCACAGGCACGTGACCCCAGTCTTCTTCTTGAGCtggttcttcttgttcttcttcttcctgccAGGCTGGCTTTGAGGTTTCCTGGAGCTGAGCTCATTGTGTTTTTGTCTGTGTGAAGAACAGTCACAGAGAGAAGAATGTAATGAAGAAGAGGCCTCTCGGGGTTTAAGTAATGGAGGGTTCACAAATTGACACTTGGGTTGTAGTTTACTACGGAAATGCCATTTTTGGCTTCTTCTCTGTCGTTTACTCGTTTTCTTCTGATTCTGTCATTTTTGGgccttttatttattgcgttataattggaaagaaaatatcatgcAAGTAGCTGGGGAGtagattttcatttttttcatacgAGGAGAAGGAggttatttttgtaatttcacgATCCGATGGTTTGGCATCTCAATTAAAAGGAGAAAGCGGGAACAGGGCACAACTTGCGAGCCTTAAGGCAGAAAGCCTGCCCATCTGTAACGGCACATGTGAGGTCCGGGACCGTCGAACGCCTCATTCCCAAACTACCCtcaagtttatttatttaattttctgtaTGAGAGTTGATAAACATTACAACATTTGACCTTCATCTCTCTCATAATCAAGGGTAGatacattaattaatttttgattTGGGTTGTTTTTAAGACCCAACAAAATCGCTAATGCATCATAAAATTTTGCTAATGTCAAGTTGACAACTAATCATTGATTTGTGTAAATTTCACGAGTGTATAGACAATTGATAATCGTTGATTGATGTAAATCTCACATGCTATATCACCCCAATTAATAGCTCACAATTAGTTTTAAGTTAGTAAACCTTGTTAGTTATAAGACACGACAAGTCGATAACAAGCCCAACTAATCGTCATTATTAGATCTAATACTTAGTAAGCATATAAATTAGAATACTCTATTATATATGTTAGGTGGCCAAGCAAACAAAGGACAAACATGATACTATACCAAAGTCCAATAGACGGGAACAACAAAGCAAATGACAATTAATTACGAGCGATATTAGGATGATCCAGAAGAGAAGGCATAGCTAGCAAGACAAATTAAGCTTCCGTTTCTCTCTTTTGATTTTGTCCACAAAGGGGGGCTTAGGCTTGTGTTTAATTATAATGTGATGAAACAAGGTAAGGGGCAAAATAGGAAATTGGGATGGAAATAAAGGTTGGAGTGTGAGCTAGCTAGGTCAAGGTGGGTTGTATTGGGAGTGGGAGTGTGGCTTCCCTAAAGGATGCATGTGAAGGTGATATGGGCCAGCAAAGCCCCCCATATGAGGGCTGGcttgagagaagaagagggttTTGATTTGAGAAGAGCTTGAGATGAGAgagttgagaaaaaaaaagtgcacATGGGAAGCACATGCAGATGGGGAGTTTTGGAGTGTAGTTTGGGAGACGAGGGGTAGGGGCATGTGACAAATGAAATGAGAGACAGTGAGGCAGCATGAAATGTACAGCATGTTTTGCACATTCCCTGCATGGAACTGATCAACTGGCACTAccttttctcctctctctctctctctctctctctctctctctctttaacaAAGCGATATtataaattattctaaaatatCAAGAGattaaacttaagtaaatgatTCCACACTATCGTGACCAACTGATCTaactcactctctctttccctcttaCAAATGATTATATTCTAACTTTAatcatttacttttttttatcaatcaattcatatataattataatatttataaatggGTTTTAGACTTGGTTTTAATTGGAAGCTAATTCAATCTGGCATGTGTGACATGTGTCTAAGCAGTGCACATTACATCATTCCTATACATACtttgttaattaatcaaggtCAATTATTAAAATGTATCAAAGTACCATTCTGTGATCCATTTTATTAAGCTAAACAGAAGATCCTGTCTTCTCTCGTAGGTGGACTTTTGTTTGAACTAGCACTGCAAACTTCCAACAATATTTAACTTTATCCATTAAATGTGAAACAAATATGGCACAGCATGTATATCTGTACCAGAATTACAGGTTCAAATAAAAGTTCACCCCATTATCACTTTTTCCCTTgtaaaaaatgacaaatagTTGAGATTCTTCGTCACGATAAATTTCTAactctaataattttttttgcatgaACTTCTCTATTACAATAAATTTCTAATTGCGCTACCaagatttttacttttttgttgttgttgttgtcgtCGCTGTTTGTTGTGAGTAAAGAGTTAAAAAGTGAACTTCGATTTGGTATTCATTTAGAATAAATTTGACAACATAGAACAGGTCTTTTATAGGTGGTAATTATATATAGGTCTAGATCAATCATATGAATGGTCAATCTAGAACTCAAATCCTTGCTTGCTATAAATGAATGTGAGggacatgatgatgatgttgatgatgaAAGCCAATAttgtacaatatatatatgcatataagCAAATCACAGAGAGCTAGATGTGATGtaacatctttttttttctttttctttctggcTGATCAGCTAGCTAGCACTTTCTTTGTTAGAGttgagaggagaggagagagctCAGTTAGCAATTCATGAGCTGAGAGCAATTGATGCATGTGGAGGTTTTCACTttattccttttgtttttcggTCGGCAGAGGCTGCCATAATCGAACATGGCTCACTCTCCCCTTTTGATTGCAACTCCATGACCCACTTGTTTTGTCTAGTCTCAACCAACTTTTTGCCTCCTAATATTTCTTCCCCCTTTTCCCCTCTCCTATATAGAATCCCCATTTTAAACACTCAATTTTACTCCTGTCGGCTCCCAATTAGTAACCCCAAACTgagtttttattgttattcTTGGTTTCAAAATCATATACTCTCAAATTTACTCTCATCTTATCCGCGCATGAATGTTAGATTTCAAACAAACGTAAGTTAAAGTCAGTTGGCCAAAGTAGTGTGTCTACTCCCTTACACCCGAATTCGAGTTAAATTCGATCCTCACCCCCTTATACTCGAATTTGATCCCCTCCATgtacataaaaataatttaaaatatcattttgtcaacaaaaacaaaaacaaaaaaaatcacgtAAGAACCCAAGAATTAATAACAATTGTGAGAGTTTGATTcttaaccttttctttttcaaacctAAGgtctttttttaaacttaCTCTCACAATCATGTATGACTTTGTCTCTAGTTGTCAACCTCTCTAATGCCTCTAAAtcaagaaaagaatttaaaaaaaacaatcaattTATTTCGGTTAAGTTTATTCTATTCTATTTCTACAACAACACTGATTTCGTTAAATTGATGCTTGGGCCATTGCCAATAGCAAAAGCCCTGAAACTGTTGAAATTCAGCTGGTTCCGCCAAATACAAGCCCAACGGTCCTTGTTGCTTTGTGGGACCATTTGCATTTGCGACCCTGAATAAAtagttattttaataaaagtcctttttttattattatttttttttatagtttgcTTACTTTTCTCTTCCCTCAGACTCTCTCACTTGACCCCATCATCGGGTTTTACCAATTCCGCCATCGAATCaggtaagaaaagaaaaaatctttCCATGTTCTATTCAATGTTCAGATCAGCAACCTAGCtaattcttcaattttgttcGTGTTTATCTTCTTTGGTGCGATCTAGGTTAAAGGTTTTGATTCCTATCTGCATGCTCTTTTTGGTTTctgtcaattttaattttggggGTTTTTAAGTTTGTCTACAGTGTAAATTTTGGATTGTTTTTCTAACCCCAAAGCTTTATCAGTTAGCAGTCATGGATTTCGTTTTCTGATTCCTGTAGTTTTGCCTCTGAATAGGATGAAGTCTGCATATGAGTTTGATATGTGTTAGAAATGTACAGGTATTAGTCAAATCTTTGACATTTCAATCTCTGTATATTGATAATACGCCTTGTGTTATGGTGGTAGCTATCAGAATGACAATACTTGTTATTTCTCGCATCTGAATTTTCTATATGCTTGGTATTTGGGGGACATTTATCCCCATTTCTTGCAATAGTTATGTTGTTCGTATCGTGTTGGCAATTTGCATATGTAAAATGCACATAAGTACCGAGTGTAGAAACAATTCTGTGGTTGTTCGATAAGAAAATTGGCTATTTGGTTGAGCTATGGAAATGTATTCGGCCCAATGTAGGGTTATGAAAGTGCATTTGCTTATTGAATAAGACCGCCAATACATAACCGAATGTTTGGTCCAATGCAAGGTTCTTCTTGAGTTGGCTTACATATTGTTATCAAAAGCCAGTGCTTAGTTTGAGTACATCTCTTCAGAACCAAACTCAGTGTCAGGAGTCTTAGatatttatgtttgtttacatttgaACTGATTTTGATATCTGTGATCTATAGTTTTTGTGCCTTTCCCCATTCTCTCTAGAGCATGTTTGTGTTTGATGCTCATTTTAACTAAAAGTTGGAGTGtatattttctgaatttttggattttattcTGTTTTTATCCTTTTTCCACAGGGTTTTTTGTGAGTTCACTGCTTTTAGTCCCCTAATGTGTTGATCGTTGCAGGGACATATTCTATTTTTAAGGCTAGCTGAAAATGACATATGAAGAGGTTCTGAAGGCCGTTTTTCCTTTACTGGAGGGTGTGGACCTTGCTTCTTGTATGGTAGTGTCTAAGCAGTGGAGACACATAGCTCGAGATGATTTCTTTTGGAAGTGCGCATGCGCCAAGAGATGGCCCTCTATCTGCAAGCGACCTAACCCTCCAACTCTAACATATTACAAGCTGTATCAAACCTTTTATAAGCGCCGGCCTGGTCGAATTCTTCTTCCCCCAAGACTTTCCTTTGATGACCTGGAATTTTTCATCGATATCTGGACAGAAGATCGATTTATCTTTTCTGAAGTGGTCCCAGGCCCAATCCTACAGAACGGTATTAAAATCCCACCACCAGGAGTATGTGACATGCTTAGATTGCACATGGAGAGCTCCGAGTACAAGATGAAAGTCCCTGTTGAGCCAAGGTTCACAGTTCCTTTGAGCCAGACCGTGAATGTTTCAGTGCTTGTGGGGCGCAAGGATTCTAATAAGGTTGCTTGTATACTTAATAAATCTATGTTTGACTACATTGATCGAACAGCATATAGAGCCATGGCAAATGACTACCTTGACTTCTCACCGGTCTACCCATTCACTACGGGTATCCGGGCATGGATCTCTTTGCTTTTCATGGACAGCGGAAATGAAGGAGTTGTTGATGTCTTTGGGATTGAAATGGATTTCATGGATGCTGCAAACTCGAAGGAAGAGGTTTTGTGGCTATTAGACATGCTTGATTGGAAGTGAAGGTTTGACTTGAAAGCCaatgcaaataaaaaagagccACCAAATTGGATGCAACAATGATGTTTTTGTCTTCTACAGTTCAGTTGGCATGCTGAGGCTGCATATGGAACGCAGTGCAACGCTCTCATTTCCAGTGACAACACTTTGCTTTAGTGGTATCACTTTCTTCGTATGTTCAAAGTTTGTACATACTTGTTTTATTCATTACCTTTAAAATTATGAACCTCATTTTTTTTGCTCTGCATTGAAGTATATTTCATTTGGTCTTATGAACAATGTGCTGAGCATCAGGGTAATTTTGACTACAATTGAATAGCAgatcttttttcatttattgatATCCATTAGTTGAACGATAACGCCTAtcctttctttgtttggtACATGAACATTTAAGTTATTTagaataaaaggaaaagaatctTGTCTACCAAGGAACAAAATATTTGAGGGATTTCTGCTAGCTTCAATTTTGGAAAGACAGAaacaaatttgtttgtttttaaaaatcctGTTGATTTTGTGCCATTGTCTTGGTTTTAACCCAAATACATAGTTAGGGCATGGACTTTACCTCATTTTGTATTAGCTGcctaccaaaaaataattttttttattgagcaTCTGCATTACAATAtgtgttttcaaatttgacaCATGGGGAAAGCAACAGGTGCAAAATAACTAAACGCTCATCCTAGTTCAAAAATTTATTCTCCCCTCATAGGTCTGACCAAATTGCCAATTTGTTGGTGCAACATCATCAAACCTAAGTGTTTTCCCATCACTTGTGGTGACCAAGAATGATAAGCTTTGCCCTACTATGTTGCTTCCCGTCTGCCAAACTTGGCCCCAATTGCGAGACATTTGAAGCCAGTCAGTGCTAGagcctttaattttaacgttTGCAACATCACCGGCACCGCCAACGTTGAACACCAATGCAGTAAGCCAGTAGGGGTTTCCCTTAAGCTCAAACTTAACCCCTCCGCTTTTCTGGCACGGGACTCTGCGATATTTAACCGGGATTATCCCGGCTTTCGCTTGTGCGAGTTTTGTGAACATCGTCATGGACAAATCGAAGTGTCTCTGTGGCGGGTTGCACCAATGATCAGGAGCTGGAATCCAATTTGGAGGACAAAAATTGGTTGCAGTGATTGTGATTGCACCGGCATTAGGGATGCACCATTGTGGATCCTTGACACACCGGATCTGAAAACAAGCACCGCAAGCGTGCCCGTCCTTGAACAGCTTTGTGCTTAGTGCTGCTGTCTCCAGGCCATAGCCTTGTTGGAAGAGATCACCATATCCACAAGCCCCCTCTGTTTAAGAATCACAAAGTTAAAacttgatataaaaataaaaatagttatGTGCCGGTTATATATAACATTCCTCTCATATTAAGTACACGAGTTTGCTATCGTGGGAAGGAGGTTATATGTAACCGgtgcaaacaaaaactctttCACTTACGCATGGTTTCTCCTCCGTTCAGGTCACCATAAAACGTTGCGTGTGCATCATGCCAAATCTTGCCGGCGCGTCCCTTAGCTAAAGGGATTACATCGCCCATGGCTTGAACCAGAAGAGTGATGAACACTGCCCATGTAAACAAGTTCTGAaacttagccatggcaatgtTGTAGTGAGAAAAACTGGAATGCCTCTTAATTACAGAGTTAATTTTATAGGCACAAGTGGGATTATCATAAAAGGAAACATAAATTAGATGATACTGATCGAGTGAAAAAAGGAATGTAATGGAACGGACATGATTAATTCCTATAATCCTATTGCTACGATACATTGGACCGATATGTTTCCTTGTTGCATCTCCTAAGAAGATTCGAAATTAAAAGAGGTAAAGAATGTCAACCTTAATTCTTGCCAAAGCAGAGCCACAAAGATTTCCAattccaattttaattttaaaattttgtgctGTCTTTGGTATACTCAGGTCCGGCTTTAAATTATATGTCCAAATTTTATGTAACTTCTTATATTTAGGCTTCAATATTGTGACATTGAGAATCCCTAATTACGTATAATTACTTATATGTAGGTTTAAATTTGTGTAAACAATTACTAGTCTTATTTGTCATCCCATTGCCCTTAAGTCAACCTTCTCAATTTTCCTCATGGGGACTAAGTCAACCTTCTCCAGTATTTATGTCATACATGAAATTTTCCAATGTATGGATAAATAGTACGGAATCGTTGTGAGATATGAGTGGGCGACTAACCCATTGTATTGTACTAATCGTTCAACTACTCACATCCCGCAATTATTCCGCACCAGAGAAAATACTTCAGACTCTTCTTTAGTCAACGGAATCAAACCATGCTTCTTTTGATTGTCTTGCTAGGATGGAGAGCACGAAGGATTTGAGCTACATGTGCTTAATGGCCCAACGGAGggtgttttgggtttcttgGAGAAAGATAGGAGTTGCCTTGCTACCTTGCCAATGCCAGCCAGGCCTAGACTTCCCCACTCCCCCAAAATAAAGTATTTATCATATCGAGcacataattaattttattatttatttgtattatgtaatgAACGCAgcaataatttgaaaattaaagtaGAAAAAAATTGTGGTACAAATAGTgttgctctaattaaaaaatagatgataaGTATATGCCCTTGCTATATCAAGGTATTTAACATGTTTGTGGAAACACAAAGTTCAGTTGAATAagtgtttcttttcttattgtcTATCTACATGGGTTAATTTATAAAGAATGTTACGATATTGTAAGCTTATAAATTTTTCCACTTAATAACAATCTTTTATGAGCGTGAATTTTACAGtgagatttgatttattaaCGATTAACGATCGTCCAACTCCAAACggtaatatttattcaaagaacaaaaaagtaTTAATTTACAGTAGCATCACTCCTTCCGCACAATGTATTAATTCAGAGTCAACTCCTCTTATTCCGCTGGGAAAGCCGGAAAGACCAAAAAGGACTACACACAATCTTTGTGCTATTGACCTTCATACAATCTTTGTGTTGTTGACCTTCATCAGCTTCTTATGGTCGAGAATCAAAGATTGCCGGTCAGGGGTAATTCCGTAATTTGGTAAGTTGAACTCCGCTCAAATCTAGCCCTTTAAAATCCTCCGTCGCCGAAGACTCAAGAAGAGAGCCTTCCGAAGGAAGCTAACTCGTCAGTTCATACAGTGCCTCGAGGGCATTTATGTAATTGCAACAGTTGCGACTCTGTTATCTGTTCTTTAACACCCAAatccattattattattcccCCCCAAAAAGCCCGAAAATTCAGTTCCTCACACACTTTCCCCGCCATTTGCcttctcaatttctcttcccAATCTGTCCCTCTAGGGCTCCAAAACGCTCATCATCTCCCTCACTCTGcaaccaaaaccctaattcccGCCAAAATACCCCTGGATTTCAGCTTAATTACAACCCCTGCCACTCCACCTCGTTCTCGATACATGCCCTTGCAGTGCCAATCGCGAACTCACCGGTTAAGCAATCGATGAGTTATCCAGTCACTTCCAGTTCGAGCTCCGGCTCGGCTCACTGGGGCATCAGCCTCTCGAACACGGTGCACTCGGAAGTCGCTCCATGCTTGCCTTTGCCTTCGCTTCCGGTGTTCTGCGGCGCATCTGATCAGGACCTACGGCTGTTCGACGAGCCGAGTCGAAACAGTGCGTGGTTGAATCACCCTGACGCAGCTCTTTCCAGTAGGATTGCTGATCTGCTTCGAGAAACTGACGTCTCTTACTTGTAAGTGTGTTCTGTGCTTTGCGCAACGCTTTCATTTCCAGGTTtaactttgaaatttgaatgaaaGAAGTACGCGATGTTActtggagttgaaatttttgtttactttcTACGTTACGATTTGAAATTTGGCGTACTTGATTGTTGCTGTGTGCTACTATATGTCAATTTTCCGGTTTTTCTGATGAAGTAGGTTTTTATCGTGAACTCGTAGATTTTGAGGTTTTTATGAAGTTGCGATCATGAAgtttaaataatttgaaaaaaagtaATGTTATTGATTAAAattagctctctctctctctctacctctACCTCCACTAATGACTGAGATAACAGGAAGCACAACGTGTACGTGTTTGAACTAATGCGACGAGTTTGTAAAATGTGAATTTGGTGGTGACACGTGATTTGGAATAACGTGGCTCGTTCTTACTAAATAAATTGTACTCCAGGATTCTATTTTAGATTAAAAACCGAATAGATTAGGGACTGTGTTTGTAAAAATTTCTATCGAGTTCTAttggtttgaattttgtttttgctctttttttttttttttttttttggttattgcTCATATATGGTATCATGTACAGGAACCTTCGAGAAGATTCTAGCTTAGTTCCATATGGTTATATCGAACCTTTAAAACTTCATGATGAAGTTCTTCAGTTCAATCCAGAAGCATTTGAGTACAATAGTCCAGGTAAACCAAGTATTTAGTTGCTCCGTACCTGCTTTGATTATAAGTTTTTATGCTCATGcatgtgtttgatttttctttagatGCAATTTTTTGGTTGCCTACTTGTTACTTAGGCTTTCTGTATTGCTGCTTTAGCTAGAATTGGAAAGTAGTGGGATCTGTTTTTCccagaacaaaaataaaagtaatcaATCCATAAATGTATTGTGTTTTTAATATGCAGGGAGATAAGTGTGAGAGCCATTTttcattatataattaataagcCTCTACATAAGTTATAACCTCATTGAGTAATGCAATCGCATCTGTCTGGGGCAAGAATTTTTGCCGACAATATGCATATTTTACAATAATGAGAGGCCAAATacatatcaattttttttgaaaataaaatttttgaaaagaagaagaatatgcACAATTTCATTGGTAAGAATACTGATAACAATGAACAAAATGCTAAAAATTATATCACTAGAAATGAGAaaatattactttttatttttactagcAACAGTTTTGATCAGATATGataaaattaatatctattCTTTTTTGGTATCAAGGCACAAGTAGCGAAAGTTAGAGAGTGGTACTTGATATTTTAATACATGCATATGGTATTCACTTACTATTCAAAACATAGTTTAATTGAagctaaaaaaaaacttgtttcTTTCTACTTGATGTAGTTGTTGAAAGGATTCATGGCGAATTACCAGGATCTGTCTCATGTTTGCTCTGTGTATATATGTGATTTGAGTAAATATCTTTAGATATTACATACACTATTTTGTTCCTTAGAAGAATTAATTGTGCTTTATGGTGTTTTGTTCTTATATGATTTGATGTTTCTGTGCTTACTGTTTCTTGCACTGTTCAAGTTTCTCAGGTCTTATTAAGGGGCAAGTGCATACGCTATTTTGTTCCTAAAAAGAATTAATTGTGATTTACGGTGTTTTGTTcttatatgatttaatgtttATGTGCTTATTGTTTCTTGCACTGTTCAAGTTTCTCAGGTCCTATTAAGGGGCAAGTGCCTGGCAGTAGTACAGTACCTGACAAGAAGCCCTTCAAGCCCAGTGTACCTATAACCAGACTTGCCCAAAGAGACTATGGTGCAACTAACAATAATCAGCTCAATGATATTCCTCCTAATGTATGTGTTGATCTATTTGGCAGTTGATAATCATTTTCCCCCCTCCTTGTTTCCTAATCTAGAAGATGAAATTGCAGGACGTATCTACACCATCTTCTAGGAAACCAAAAGCCAAGAAAAAAGATACTGATGTCGTTATGTCATCAGTTGGACCAGATCAGACTGCAATTCAAGGTTGTTATTGGGTTTtagaactctctctctctctctctctctctcaagtacGATctcacatttttattttcagtatTCATGTGAGTgacttattttgaaaaatcttatttAGACGCCATCATTGGACGCTTTTGTGAGTTGGTGGAGGATTTCTGCGGTAGAGCTGAACTTTTCAGTGATGATCGGGAAGAAGCTGAGTGGTTATCTATTCCTCTTTCTGATCTTAGAGTGCTTGCAAATGAAATAATGTCTCTTCGAGCAAAGAGGCTTCTACATTTGGTCCCTGTAGATTCTTTTGTTAGATTGTTAAGGATTTTAGATCATCAGATACATCGAGCTGAAGGCTTGTCTATAAGTGAATGTGAGCAGGTGAGCTTGTTTTATGTCCTGCATTCTTTCTTGCATATAGCATAGGTGTTGTGgtagtttgctttttaaacTACATTTCTTCAGGCTTTTGTGCTATTcttcttgtttatattttcattGAAAGTTTGTGCtatttttag
It encodes:
- the LOC18783367 gene encoding F-box protein At5g39250, producing the protein MTYEEVLKAVFPLLEGVDLASCMVVSKQWRHIARDDFFWKCACAKRWPSICKRPNPPTLTYYKLYQTFYKRRPGRILLPPRLSFDDLEFFIDIWTEDRFIFSEVVPGPILQNGIKIPPPGVCDMLRLHMESSEYKMKVPVEPRFTVPLSQTVNVSVLVGRKDSNKVACILNKSMFDYIDRTAYRAMANDYLDFSPVYPFTTGIRAWISLLFMDSGNEGVVDVFGIEMDFMDAANSKEEVLWLLDMLDWK
- the LOC18782519 gene encoding expansin-A23 gives rise to the protein MAKFQNLFTWAVFITLLVQAMGDVIPLAKGRAGKIWHDAHATFYGDLNGGETMQGACGYGDLFQQGYGLETAALSTKLFKDGHACGACFQIRCVKDPQWCIPNAGAITITATNFCPPNWIPAPDHWCNPPQRHFDLSMTMFTKLAQAKAGIIPVKYRRVPCQKSGGVKFELKGNPYWLTALVFNVGGAGDVANVKIKGSSTDWLQMSRNWGQVWQTGSNIVGQSLSFLVTTSDGKTLRFDDVAPTNWQFGQTYEGRINF